GAGTTGCCATATCTGCCAACATGAATTGAATTGCCTGAAAACTGGAGATCGGCTTGCCAAATTGTTGACGCTCCTTGGAATAGCGCGCAGCAGCCTCGAAAGCACCGCGGGCAATTCCCACAGCCTGAGAGCCAACCATCGGGCGAGATTTATCGAATACTTTCATGGCGGTAATAAATCCTGTGCCTTCGCGACCTAAAAGGTTAGATGCCGGCACTTTGCAATCTTCAAAAATCAATTCTCTGGTTGCGCTGGAACGGATGCCCATCTTGTTCTCTTTTTTCCCAAATGAGAATCCCGGTGTGTCTTTTTCCACGATAAAGCAGGAGCAGCCTCTGGCACCCTTAGTCTTATCGGTCATAGCAAAAACGGTATAAATCCCGGCTTCCCCTCCGTTGGTAATCCACTGTTTGGTACCATTGAGGATGTAATAGTCGCCTTCTTTACGCGCTGTAGTTTCGATAGCACCGGCGTCACTTCCGGCGTTGGCTTCGGTTAGAGCGAAAGCGGCAAGCTGTTCTCCTGCTGCAATAATAGGCAGATATTTTTGTTTTTGTTCTTCAGAACCGGCAATTAGGATGGGGTACATTCCCAAGCCCGTTGCTCCAAATGCAAGTGCAATTCCGGCATCTACGGTACAAAGTTCTTCGGTAACTACAGCCAGATCCATCACTTTGCCACTAATCCCATCATATTCTTCAGGGATCAGGACAGCAAATAGGTCGCTTTGACGCATCACTTCAACGATATCCCAGGGGAAAATGCCTTCTTGGTCGTAATGTTCAGAAAGTGGTTTCATCTTTTCATTGGCAATTCTGCGAGCAATTTCCTGCATTTCAAGTTGGTCATCGGTTAAAAAGTAATCCATGTGTATCTCCTATAATTGATTATAACTTAGTAAAAGAACATCATTCAGGGAGAAGCGGATATGTGTCAAGCGTAAAGTTGGTATTTTCCGATTTTGGCTGGGATGCGTCATTCCTTACTCTTGGGATACTAATTGGCGACCAAAACATTGTTACACTATATCATCCACATGGATTAACCACTGCTTCAAGCTATTATTAAAGAAGGTTAGTCCCGAGATTATCCTGTATATTAGGGATGATATCTGCTTGAAACATTGATAATTCTTCGTTAATGCCTTGAGTGTCTTATAACGCTAATCTCATAGGTGGAAACACACATTTCTATTGACTTAATTCTGGATTTCGAAAATATGCGCATAAACATATAATTCCATACATAAAGGGAGAATCAATGGCTTACAACAAGATGAAAACAGATCTGCAAAACCTTTTTGTAGAACTAAAAGAACAAGGGCTTTACAAAAACGAACGTATCCTCACAACTCCTCAGGGAGCCGAAATCGGCGTTGCTGGTGGCGGTAAAGCCTTGAATTTTTGTGCTAACAACTACTTAGGCTTGGGCAACCATCCCGAAGTGATCAAATCCTCTCAAGAGATCATGAGTTCTTGGGGTTACGGTCTGGCCTCCGTGCGTTTTATCTGTGGAACTCAACAGATTCACAAAGATCTGGAAGCAGCGGTCAGCAATTTTTTACAAACAGAGGATACAATCCTTTATGCAGCTTG
The genomic region above belongs to Candidatus Cloacimonadota bacterium and contains:
- a CDS encoding acyl-CoA dehydrogenase family protein, with product MDYFLTDDQLEMQEIARRIANEKMKPLSEHYDQEGIFPWDIVEVMRQSDLFAVLIPEEYDGISGKVMDLAVVTEELCTVDAGIALAFGATGLGMYPILIAGSEEQKQKYLPIIAAGEQLAAFALTEANAGSDAGAIETTARKEGDYYILNGTKQWITNGGEAGIYTVFAMTDKTKGARGCSCFIVEKDTPGFSFGKKENKMGIRSSATRELIFEDCKVPASNLLGREGTGFITAMKVFDKSRPMVGSQAVGIARGAFEAAARYSKERQQFGKPISSFQAIQFMLADMATQIEAARALVFQTAKMVDSGARNYAKESAMCKYFASDVAMKVTTDAVQILGGYGYMKEYPVEKMMRDAKILQIYEGTNQIQRSIVASNLLKEF